From the genome of Rhododendron vialii isolate Sample 1 chromosome 10a, ASM3025357v1:
gtttggtactttcggccaaaaaaaattagtatccGACCTTTGCGATCACTTGGACTGCATCTCTGCAGTCCAAACCTGGACTATAGACAAGCCATTTCCGCTTCTTTTGGGTCTGTACTATAGTGTTTTCTATAGATGTATCTTACTATTTtgcattttaatttcttttctgcTACAAGAGTGTAATTGTACATAAACTCACTCTAGAATGCTCCCAACATGGCATATATCGGTCATCTtccattgccaattggctttcaCCCAATTGTTTTGCATTGGATTCTCTTGGTCCGGGAACGAACCTTGTTCTGGTCTGTTTCGTTGCCCAGAAGAAGGGGAACAAACGAGGGAAAAAGAACAAGAGTTTGATGTTGATGACAGTAACAAATAAATATAGCAAGAATGTTGAAGTCTATTCAAGTCTGGACACGGTTGATTATCTTGAAATGCGCTCAATTGTGTCTAATTCGATGGTACGGTTTCTTGTGTTTTGGCACAGCTTATCACCAACGACAGGTTCAAGAGCATCTACCACAGGGTGCTCGCAAAATCAGTCGGACCTAGAATTTCTTTGCCAAGCTTTTTCAGAACACATTTCCAAGAAGGCACTGAGTCAAGATCATATGGGCTGATGAAGCAGTTGTTATCGGAAGAGAATCCTCCTGTCTACAAGGATACTACTGCGAAAGAGTACCTGACGCTCCGATACCAGAGAGGGACCGGTGGAGAAGACCATCTACTGTCACATTTCAAGTTGTAATTCAGAAGGCCACGGAGTTCCTTTTTCTCCCACTGTTTTGGGTTTAGAATGATCAGTTTTAATAACCCCTTGGCTTTGTAACTTTCAATGTGTTCTTGTTCTAAAGGCACTAGCGTGGAGCATGTTGTAGCCAATGGAAAAAACACACTGCTACATTTGCGCGAATAATGTAGTAGTGCGAGTCTTGTGCTTGTAAACTAAGGTAAGGTAGTATGAGTTGTGAATCATGTAGTATTACAATAGAGTAATGTGCTAGGGACTAGAGTCATTGCCACAAGCTTTGAACCTAGACGAATAAGGGGCACCGAAGATGCAAGAGGTTTAACTAGTATATTTGAAGCAAAAACTGGAAGCATGAGCTGTATTTTGCGTAGTTGAACAGGATCCTGCTAATACCGAACTGGCAAAGTAGAGCCTTGGAGGTACAAAAGAACCAGGGCAAAAAGGATGCCACGGAGATTCTCGGGCCAACACAGCTGGCCGGCACTTGATGATTGACGCTTTTGAACTTGTTGTTTGATGTTACCTGAATCATATGGAGACTGAAATTAAGGAGTTTGCTATTAGAGCGCATCCACATAGTCTATGAAGCATCGGCACACCTAGTTCCATGTGTAACCGACACAACAACTAACGAGTAGTAAAATTTACTTGATACAAATCTGGAGATGATCTCCTATGTTAACCACCAAACCCCTGGAAATCGGTTGCACATCTACCCATTGATTTTCAAGTTGGTCTTGTGGCAGTATAGCAAGGAAAGCACGATCTGAGCGCTTGCTCTGGGCATGGCAGATAGTAGTGGCACATAAAAGTTCGGCTGCTACCACATTGGAGGGTGATACGATAACTGGATATTCTAGTTGCAGTTGAACATGATAAATGTGAAAAGTTCACATGTATCATTACATCCCGTTGTAAGTGCCATTAGGCTTTCCATGAATAAAATCCATTTTCattgatcaaaaagaaaaaaaaaaggtccagTCTCCAATGCAGATGGCCAATCTCTTACCTCTATTAAGGTTAGTTAGAAATTTTGTCAGTCTAAGAACTGAACATCATTCTGTTGAGAAAACCAACCTACGACGACAATCCAATTCACAATTTGGGTTCACTAGTGGATGTGAATCAAATTTGTGAATTGTGCATGGATCAAATGAGTTCACCATTTCTAGCACCATGGCCACTTCTACAATACATTTCAAGCATGCAAAGTTCAATCAACTATGTTCCGTTGAAATCTTCAACTAAATTTTCATATCtaaaaaagtggaataaatcaACGAAGTTCTAATTTACAATATACTCATAAGTCATATATGTGAAACCCGAGAAAGGGATAAAAGGATGATTACAAGTTTTTTGTCATTGTGTTTCGCAGCAAATGGACACTTGCAATCTCAGATGAATTAGAAACCTAAAGCTGTATGATGAGAATGATACACGCAATGCAATGGAGGAAATAATTGGAATAAAGGAGTGCTCTCCAGTCTCCACAATATCAAGAAGAATTCCATCTAAGTCCGAGAACCTGCATTCAGATGCAAAATTCAAGCGACGTTAAATGAATATTAAGTGAGAAACCTTTTCCAAACCTGTCAATCAACTGATGGAAGagggaagagagaaaaaaaacagcggaaaataaaagaaaattagccCAAGTTACTGGAATCCTGTGTGAGCAACGCAAGTTATTTCCGCTTTTCTTTGCCCTCTTCATTTGTTGCTATGAAGTTCTTAATTTTCAAAGACTTATTGCTGGTAATATAGTTGGATTGTCACATGATTCAATAGGATGCCTTATCCAAAAACGCTTTCAATAGAACAAGATTAAGGTATTGGATCTTTTGTTCCGATTTTAAGTAACCGTTAGATCAGATTTCTAGGCTATAAAGATTTCCCTAATACGTTTACAAGATTTGAAGGCGCAACCACAAATCTGCCAAACTGCAATGAGTTCCTTAAATGTTTCTAGTATGCCCCCACTACCCAGCTTCAAAGCACAGAAGTTAAGCACAGTTCAAAATTGTTTCAAATGGGGTACCTCAAGACAATATGACAAGTCCAAGATAAATAGCTGCACCAAGAAATGCGAAAGAGATGAATCCCCTGCAAGCGGAGGTCACAAGTAAGGAACAGATGACGATACAATATTACGCAATTAGCGGAAACATTTCACATCCTAAAACATCAAACAGAACACGTATTCAACCACTCATGACCccttgcaaataaaaaaaagctcACCATATAACACCCCATGCAGCACCATTACAAGGACAGGGGCAAAGTTCCGCGAATTTCTCAGCATCACTGGAATGAACTCTCCGAGATATTAGATCATCGTAGATATCTGCAAGATTTAGATTTACTTAAATGAGATTTGTAAACCTGTTAGCATCTACTCTATTCACAAAGAAAGGATGGTGATTGTACCATAAACTGAAAACAAACTGTTCATTACACCTGCAAAATTTGGCAGATCAGACTTGAGCAACACTCTTATTTCATAGAAGAGATGAAATCGAAACTAGGGGAATAACAAGTGAGCGAGAAGAGTAGGGGAAAAAGAAGTTCATTAAACCAAAGAGAAGTCAGCCCACACAAATAATAATACCAAATAACAGTGTGGTAGAAAGGGAAAGGATACATACCAATGAAGAGAATGACATATCGAAGGATGCGAACTTTTGTGTATTCTTGGAGAACCCAAACTACAGCGAGGAGGACAATAAAACCTGAGAAATTCAAGTTTGCAAATGTCAATACCTTGATGGTGGAAGCCATGGATATCAATGAATGGTTAAATTATAAAAAGACTTGTCAAGATCATTAAAGTGCTCACCAATGCAAAGTCCTCGAAGGGTCCACTGTTTTCAATCACGGGATAAAGGAAGTAAGATAATTGAAGTTATAAACATATGAATACTTGGACTTAGCACTCTTTACTTGGAAAAATAAAGAATGGCATCCCCAAATTGCAAGCTGCACGAGTAGAAATTCATCACCACTCACATTTTTAGCAACAAAGAACACAATGAGCAGAGCAACGGCAAAACAACCGGCAGCGATTCTTGTGGTGAGAAGATTTGTGGAT
Proteins encoded in this window:
- the LOC131303623 gene encoding uncharacterized protein LOC131303623 → MPNWELQGCCDRDQKAFLVTIGIYTVVILVLWRTFLLTPFKLITVFLHEASHAIACMLTCGKVEGMEVHANEGGVTQTRGGAYWVILPAGYLGSSFWGMIFILASTNLLTTRIAAGCFAVALLIVFFVAKNWTLRGLCIGFIVLLAVVWVLQEYTKVRILRYVILFIGVMNSLFSVYDIYDDLISRRVHSSDAEKFAELCPCPCNGAAWGVIWGFISFAFLGAAIYLGLVILS